One Cucumis sativus cultivar 9930 chromosome 1, Cucumber_9930_V3, whole genome shotgun sequence DNA segment encodes these proteins:
- the LOC101213690 gene encoding alpha,alpha-trehalose-phosphate synthase [UDP-forming] 1: MLSNNHNNSPPTPRTRLERLLRERELRRSNKPSSLNEEARDAYSLGEVNSYDLFTNAGDSCGSFNEEDVLEGISVVKDIFDGFQRPEGRTYKQRLLVVANRLPVSAVRKGKETWHLEISVGGLVSALLGLKEFEARWIGWAGVNVPDEAGQRALEKALAEKKCIPVFLDEEIVHQYYNGYCNNILWPLFHYLGLPQEDRLATTRSFQSQFDAYKKANQMFADVVNKYYEEGDVVWCHDYHLMFLPKCLKEHNNTMKVGWFLHTPFPSSEIHRTLPSRSELLRSVLAADLVGFHTYDYARHFVSACTRILGLEGTPEGVEDQGKLTRIAAFPIGIDSERFIRALKLPQVQDHIKELQERFAGRKVMLGVDRLDMIKGIPQKILAFEKFLEENPKWRDKVVLLQIAVPTRTDVPEYQKLTSQVHEIVGRINGRFGTLSAVPIHHLDRSLDFHALCALYAVTDVALVTSLRDGMNLVSYEFVACQASKKGVLILSEFAGAAQSLGAGAILVNPWNITEVAASIGYALNMPADERERRHHHNFMHVTTHTSQEWAATFVSELNDTIVEAQIRTRQIPPLLPIREAVNCYSRSHNRLIILGFNATLTEALDALGRRYGQIRDMDLRLHPDVKEPLKKLCDDQNTTVVVLSGSDRSVLDDNFGNYNMWLAAENGMFLRPTKGEWMTTMPENLHMDWVESVKHVFEYFTERTPRSHFELRETSLVWNYKYADVEFGRLQARDLLQHLWTGPISNASVDVVQGSRSVEVRAVGVTKGAAIDRILGEIVRDKGINKPIDYVLCVGHFLTKDEDVYTFFEPDLPIEVPAAAARNTVTNSFGGVPAPKISNNGVSPSRSARLKKQRSLTILEKRANTHGSAVFWRPVVQDRLSLHEGSSVLDLKGDDYFSCAVGRKRSNARYLLGSSDDVVTLVKELSECSVSNLS, from the exons ATGCTGTCAAACAATCATAACAACAGTCCTCCTACTCCTAGAACCAGATTAGAGAGACTTCTTAGGGAAAGAGAGCTCAGGAGATCGAACAAACCTTCTTCTCTCAATGAAGAAGCACGAGATGCTTACAGTCTGGGAGAAGTCAATAGTTACGATCTCTTCACCAATGCTGGTGATAGTTGTGGGTCGTTTAATGAGGAAGATGTCTTAGAAGGGATATCGGTGGTAAAAGATATCTTTGATGGATTCCAAAGGCCGGAAGGGAGGACTTATAAGCAACGTCTTCTTGTTGTAGCGAACAGGTTACCTGTGTCTGCTGTTAGAAAAGGGAAGGAGACATGGCATCTCGAAATTAGCGTTGGTGGTTTAGTCAGTGCACTTTTAG GACTAAAGGAGTTTGAGGCAAGGTGGATTGGTTGGGCTGGTGTGAATGTACCTGATGAAGCAGGACAGAGAGCCCTAGAGAAAGCATTAGCTGAAAAG AAATGCATACCGGTCTTTCTTGATGAGGAGATTGTTCATCAGTATTACAATGGCTACTGTAACAACATCTTGTGGCCTCTATTTCATTATCTTGGTCTCCCACAAGAAGACCGTCTTGCAACAACACGAAGTTTTCAGTCACAGTTTGATGCATATAAGAAGGCAAACCAAATGTTTGCTGATGttgtaaacaaatattatgaaGAGGGAGATGTTGTTTGGTGTCACGATTATCACTTGATGTTTCTCCCAAAATGTCTTAAAGAGCACAATAATACGATGAAAGTTGGTTGGTTCCTTCACACCCCATTTCCATCCTCAGAAATACATAGAACTCTACCATCTCGTTCAGAGCTGCTGAGATCTGTTCTTGCAGCTGATTTAGTTGG TTTCCACACATACGATTATGCCAGGCATTTTGTTAGCGCCTGCACCCGTATTCTTGGATTGGAAGGCACACCTGAAGGAGTAGAGGATCAAGGAAAACTCACTCGCATAGCTGCT TTTCCTATTGGAATAGATTCTGAACGATTCATACGAGCCTTGAAACTCCCTCAAGTCCAGGATCACATTAAAGAACTACAAGAAAGATTTGCAGGAAGAAAG GTAATGCTGGGTGTTGATCGTCTTGATATGATTAAGGGAATACCCCAAAAGATTTTGGCATTTGAAaaatttcttgaagaaaatccAAAGTGGCGTGATAAAGTAGTTTTGCTGCAAATTGCAGTGCCAACAAGAACAGATGTTCCCGAGT ATCAAAAGCTAACGAGTCAGGTTCATGAGATCGTCGGGCGAATTAATGGGAGATTTGGCACTCTTAGTGCAGTTCCAATACATCATCTA GATCGTTCACTCGACTTCCATGCATTATGTGCTTTATATGCTGTCACCG ATGTGGCACTAGTTACATCTTTGAGAGACGGAATGAATCTTGTGAGCTATGAGTTTGTTGCCTGTCAAGCTTCCAAGAAAGGTGTTCTTATTCTAAGTGAG tttgcAGGCGCAGCACAGTCATTAGGTGCCGGAGCTATTTTAGTTAATCCATGGAATATCACTGAAGTTGCTGCTTCAATTGGTTATGCTTTGAATATGCCAGCTGATGAAAGAGAAAGACGACACCATCATAATTTTATGCATGTTACAACTCATACATCCCAAGAATGGGCTGCAACATTTGTGAG CGAACTCAACGACACCATAGTTGAAGCTCAGATCAGAACCAGACAGATACCACCTTTACTTCCAATTAGAGAAGCAGTGAACTGTTATTCTCGATCACATAATCGATTGATTATTTTG GGTTTCAATGCTACCTTAACAGAAGCACTTGATGCCCTTGGAAGAAGATATGGCCAAATTAGAGACATGGATCTTAGATTACATCCAGATGTGAAAGAGCCCTTGAAGAAGCTTTGCGATGACCAGAATACTACAGTGGTTGTCCTCAGTGGGAGTGACAGAAGTGTCCTAGATGAT AATTTTGGCAACTACAACATGTGGTTGGCAGCAGAAAACGGGATGTTCTTACGTCCTACAAAGGGTGAATGGATGACGACAATGCCTGAAAATTTACATATGGATTGGGTTGAGAGTGTTAAG CATGTATTCGAATATTTTACTGAAAGAACTCCGAGATCCCATTTCGAGCTTCGTGAAACTTCACTGGTGTGGAACTACAAATATGCAG ATGTTGAGTTTGGAAGACTTCAAGCGAGGGACTTGTTGCAGCATCTATGGACTGGTCCAATCTCAAATGCATCAGTTGATGTGGTGCAAGGCAGTCGCTCAGTCGAGGTTCGAGCAGTTGGTGTTACAAAG GGTGCTGCCATTGATCGAATATTGGGAGAAATAGTTCGTGACAAAGGCATAAACAAGCCTATTGACTATGTTCTCTGTGTTGGACACTTCCTAACCAAG GATGAAGATGTCTATACATTTTTCGAACCCGACCTTCCTATCGAAGTGCCAGCTGCAGCAGCGAGAAATACAGTCACCAATTCTTTTGGAGGAGTACCAGCACCAAAGATCTCAAACAATGGAGTCTCACCAAGCAGGTCAGCACGTCTCAAGAAACAACGCTCCCTTaccattttagaaaaaagagcAAATACCCATGGGAGTGCAGTGTTTTGGAGGCCTGTAGTTCAGGATCGATTGTCGCTGCACGAGGGTTCGTCTGTTCTCGATCTCAAGGGCGACGATTACTTCTCCTGTGCCGTGGGACGGAAAAGATCCAACGCAAGATATCTTCTTGGATCATCAGATGATGTTGTCACACTTGTGAAAGAGTTGTCAGAATGTTCAGTGTCAAATTTGAGTTAG
- the LOC101205837 gene encoding uncharacterized protein LOC101205837 translates to MNMARTAASLPPTLFFLLLLTALPPSLSFSFSQFKTLFSLAHSLMSRVANLRASRGDFAGSQRARNIAQKLERGLGLSFWGSIWSLAWDYTKNYAWRDLPFSELYDAVPDMNELLRTFAELSQLESDFARANWVSRNYQSVLRVSNKLLERLLKVFRKSGAWREVVETVQKEVVDGGLLKDCLELGSGDLKGIVQILKDLALNFYSSGRSNEL, encoded by the exons ATGAATATGGCCCGAACGGCGGCATCTCTTCCGCCCACTCTGttcttccttctccttctcacCGCCCTACCGCCCtccctctctttctccttctctcAATTCAAAACCCTATTTTCACTTGCGCATTCCCTCATGTCTCGCGTCGCCAATCTACGCGCTTCTCGCGGTGACTTCGCCGGCTCGCAACGAGCGAGAAACATTGCCCAAAAGCTTGAACGAGGGCTCGGACTTAGCTTCTGGGGCTCTATCTGGTCCCTCGCCTGGGACTACACCAAGAACTACGCCTGGAGAGACCTCCCCTTTTCAGAGCTCTACGACGCCGTTCCCGACATGAACGAATTGCTTAGGACCTTTGCCGAATTGTCGCAGTTGGAATCGGATTTTGCAAGGGCGAATTGGGTATCTCGGAATTACCAATCTGTTCTCAGGGTGTCCAATAAGCTGTTGGAAAGGCTTCTTAAAGTGTTTCGAAAATCG GGGGCTTGGAGGGAAGTGGTGGAAACAGTTCAAAAGGAAGTGGTGGACGGTGGATTGCTGAAGGATTGTTTGGAGCTGGGCAGTGGCGATTTGAAAGGAATTGTTCAAATTCTCAAGGATTTGGCTTTGAATTTCTATTCCTCCGGCCGTTCTAATGAACTGTAA
- the LOC101205602 gene encoding GDSL esterase/lipase At5g45670 yields the protein MEGRSHRAAIWAAVVAVVMAAAAWSGAGAQQVPCYFIFGDSLVDNGNNNQLQSLARADYLPYGIDFGGPTGRFSNGKTTVDVIAELLGFDDYIPPYATARGRDILGGVNYASAAAGIREETGRQLGGRISFSGQVENYQNTVSQVVELLGDEDSAAEYLSKCIYSIGLGSNDYLNNYFMPQFYSTGNQYTPQQYSENLIQQYAEQLRLLYNYGARKFVLFGIGQIGCSPNELAQNSPDGRTCVQRINSANQIFNAGLKSLVDQFNNNQADAKFIFIDSYGIFQDVIDNPSAFGFRVVNAGCCGVGRNNGQITCLPFQTPCSNRDEYLFWDAFHPTEAGNAVIGRRAYSAQQQTDAYPVDIRRLAQL from the exons atggagGGAAGAAGTCACAGAGCAGCGATATGGGCGGCGGTGGTGGCGGTGGTGATGGCGGCGGCGGCGTGGAGTGGGGCGGGGGCTCAACAAGTGCCATGCTATTTCATATTTGGAGACTCGTTGGTGGATAATGGGAACAATAATCAGCTTCAGTCTTTAGCAAGAGCTGATTATTTGCCTTATGGGATTGATTTTGGTGGACCTACTGGAAGATTCTCCAATGGCAAAACTACTGTTGATGTTATTG CGGAGCTATTAGGATTTGATGATTATATTCCACCGTATGCCACGGCAAGAGGTCGAGACATATTGGGAGGTGTCAATTATGCTTCTGCTGCTGCCGGAATCAGAGAAGAAACTGGTCGTCAATtg GGAGGACGAATAAGCTTTAGTGGACAGGTGGAGAATTACCAAAACACAGTATCTCAAGTTGTAGAATTGCTTGGAGATGAAGACTCAGCTGCTGAGTATCTAAGTAAATGCATTTACTCAATAGGATTGGGAAGCAATGACTATCTCAACAATTACTTCATGCCCCAATTTTACTCAACAGGCAACCAATATACACCTCAACAATATTCTGAAAACCTCATTCAACAGTATGCTGAACAACTTAGG CTTTTATACAACTATGGAGCAAGGAAGTTTGTGCTATTTGGAATTGGTCAGATTGGTTGTAGTCCAAATGAGTTGGCTCAAAACAGCCCAGATGGAAGAACTTGTGTTCAAAGGATAAACTCAGCCAATCAAATATTCAATGCTGGCCTGAAATCATTAGTTGATCAATTCAACAACAATCAAGCTGATGCAAAATTTATCTTCATCGATTCTTATGGCATTTTCCAAGATGTCATTGACAACCCATCAGCCTTCG GTTTTAGGGTTGTCAATGCTGGGTGTTGTGGAGTAGGAAGAAACAATGGGCAAATTACATGTCTACCTTTTCAAACGCCGTGCTCAAACAGAGATGAGTATCTATTTTGGGATGCATTTCATCCAACGGAAGCAGGGAACGCGGTCATAGGACGGAGAGCTTACAGTGCCCAACAACAAACTGATGCATACCCAGTCGATATTCGTCGTCTTGCACAACTCTAA
- the CAG2 gene encoding floral homeotic protein AGAMOUS-like isoform X1: MSCYEEEDEESGVVGLRRSSSSSRTGRGKIEIKRIENTTNRQVTFCKRRNGLLKKAYELSVLCDAEVALIVFSSRGRLYEYANNSVRATISRYKKAYSDPSTAMTVSEANTQFYQQESAKLRAQIGNLQNLNRHLLGESISSLSVKDLKSLEVKLEKGISRIRSRKNELLFSEIEYMQKREIELHTNNQLIRAKIAETERSQQNTNASNNNGIATRRGEEGSMGTNLEDNNHHQYDSTNYFDPHHNHPISLQLV; the protein is encoded by the exons atgagttgttatgaggaagaagatgaagaatcaGGAGTAGTAGGATTAAGaagatcatcatcatcatcaagaACAGGAAGAGGAAAGATTGAAATAAAGAGAATTGAAAATACAACAAATCGTCAAGTTACTTTCTGTAAACGAAGAAATGGTTTGCTTAAGAAAGCTTATGAACTCTCTGTCCTTTGTGATGCTGAGGTTGCTCTTATCGTCTTCTCCTCCCGTGGTCGTCTCTATGAATACGCTAACAACAG TGTTAGGGCTACGATTTCGAGGTACAAAAAGGCATATTCGGATCCCTCCACCGCCATGACCGTTTCAGAAGCCAATACTCAG TTCTACCAGCAAGAATCTGCCAAATTACGAGCTCAAATCGGAAATTTGCAAAACCTAAACAG gCATTTGTTGGGGGAATCCATCAGTTCGTTATCAgttaaagatttgaaaagCCTAGAGGTGAAATTGGAGAAAGGAATTAGCCGAATTCGATCCAGAAAG AATGAGCTTCTGTTTTCGGAGATTGAATACATGCAAAAAAGG GAAATTGAACTGCACACTAACAACCAGCTGATACGTGCAAAG ATAGCCGAGACAGAGAGAAGCCAACAAAACACAAATGCAAGTAATAACAATGGAATAGCAACAAGAAGAGGAGAGGAAGGATCAATGGGTACAAATTTAGAGGACAACAATCATCATCAATATGACTCAACAAACTACTTTGATCCCCATCATAATCACCCTATCTCTCTTCAACTTGTGTAA
- the CAG2 gene encoding floral homeotic protein AGAMOUS-like isoform X2 yields MSCYEEEDEESGVVGLRRSSSSSRTGRGKIEIKRIENTTNRQVTFCKRRNGLLKKAYELSVLCDAEVALIVFSSRGRLYEYANNSVRATISRYKKAYSDPSTAMTVSEANTQFYQQESAKLRAQIGNLQNLNRHLLGESISSLSVKDLKSLEVKLEKGISRIRSRKNELLFSEIEYMQKRIAETERSQQNTNASNNNGIATRRGEEGSMGTNLEDNNHHQYDSTNYFDPHHNHPISLQLV; encoded by the exons atgagttgttatgaggaagaagatgaagaatcaGGAGTAGTAGGATTAAGaagatcatcatcatcatcaagaACAGGAAGAGGAAAGATTGAAATAAAGAGAATTGAAAATACAACAAATCGTCAAGTTACTTTCTGTAAACGAAGAAATGGTTTGCTTAAGAAAGCTTATGAACTCTCTGTCCTTTGTGATGCTGAGGTTGCTCTTATCGTCTTCTCCTCCCGTGGTCGTCTCTATGAATACGCTAACAACAG TGTTAGGGCTACGATTTCGAGGTACAAAAAGGCATATTCGGATCCCTCCACCGCCATGACCGTTTCAGAAGCCAATACTCAG TTCTACCAGCAAGAATCTGCCAAATTACGAGCTCAAATCGGAAATTTGCAAAACCTAAACAG gCATTTGTTGGGGGAATCCATCAGTTCGTTATCAgttaaagatttgaaaagCCTAGAGGTGAAATTGGAGAAAGGAATTAGCCGAATTCGATCCAGAAAG AATGAGCTTCTGTTTTCGGAGATTGAATACATGCAAAAAAGG ATAGCCGAGACAGAGAGAAGCCAACAAAACACAAATGCAAGTAATAACAATGGAATAGCAACAAGAAGAGGAGAGGAAGGATCAATGGGTACAAATTTAGAGGACAACAATCATCATCAATATGACTCAACAAACTACTTTGATCCCCATCATAATCACCCTATCTCTCTTCAACTTGTGTAA